A genomic region of Trichothermofontia sichuanensis B231 contains the following coding sequences:
- a CDS encoding AAA family ATPase, whose protein sequence is MLSQFYPLPQTVNYKKHCNLKADSKGGLNEILTRGKAQDLSITVSKQVPNRKPLQYSLALSPKGLSYEIREETLTQQSDPNAPQPFKYIESHGLDIKYFSQDEQRLLRPNWEHNYLETSLSQVPKMYREPESLRKSLASCTYYGALDVSDKSPIRLPQSMRPAKLPGARGEDLVSCLYNLRETDADRFEMLEDILSTAFPDFKRLNFPPVAAGTLSMTWTDKNFSQPIYIHELSEGTLRFLWLATLLQSQHLTTITLLDEPEVSLHPELLQHLVYLMRGASKHTQLIVATHSDRLIGFLEPKEVLVCDLEEGSTQMTWADTLDLDKWLRDYSLDQLWAMNLLGGRP, encoded by the coding sequence ATGTTATCTCAATTTTATCCGCTTCCGCAAACGGTAAATTACAAGAAACACTGCAATCTAAAGGCGGACTCTAAAGGCGGACTCAATGAGATTTTGACAAGAGGTAAGGCTCAGGACTTAAGTATTACCGTTTCAAAGCAAGTACCTAACAGAAAACCGCTTCAGTATAGCTTAGCTCTATCACCCAAAGGATTATCCTATGAAATTAGGGAAGAAACTTTAACTCAACAGAGCGATCCGAATGCACCTCAACCGTTTAAATATATTGAATCTCATGGTTTAGATATTAAGTATTTCAGCCAAGATGAGCAGCGGCTTCTGCGCCCTAATTGGGAACATAATTATCTAGAAACATCCCTGTCACAAGTCCCCAAGATGTACCGTGAGCCAGAAAGCTTAAGGAAAAGCCTTGCTTCCTGTACCTATTATGGGGCACTTGATGTTTCTGATAAAAGCCCAATTCGCTTACCCCAGTCCATGCGCCCTGCCAAATTGCCGGGTGCCAGGGGTGAAGATTTAGTCTCCTGCCTCTATAATCTTCGAGAGACGGATGCCGATCGCTTTGAGATGCTTGAAGATATTCTCTCAACAGCCTTTCCAGATTTCAAGCGATTAAATTTTCCGCCTGTTGCAGCTGGGACTCTTTCCATGACTTGGACAGATAAGAATTTTTCTCAACCTATCTATATCCATGAGCTGTCAGAAGGAACACTGCGTTTTCTGTGGTTAGCGACGCTTTTACAAAGTCAACACTTAACGACAATTACTCTGTTAGATGAGCCAGAAGTTAGTCTACATCCTGAACTTCTGCAACATTTAGTCTACTTGATGCGAGGAGCTTCAAAACACACACAGCTTATTGTCGCAACTCATTCCGATCGACTGATCGGATTCCTTGAACCGAAAGAAGTCCTTGTTTGTGATCTTGAAGAAGGCAGTACCCAAATGACTTGGGCAGATACACTTGATTTAGATAAGTGGCTGCGGGATTACAGTCTTGATCAGCTTTGGGCAATGAATTTGCTCGGTGGTCGTCCATGA
- a CDS encoding AAA family ATPase encodes MTSLMDRFENISVKGFRRLRDIDLAMRDLIVLIGVNGAGKTSFLDVISILSASANGKLQETLQSKGGL; translated from the coding sequence ATGACCAGTCTGATGGATAGGTTTGAAAATATCTCAGTCAAGGGCTTTCGTCGCCTCCGAGATATTGATCTAGCGATGAGAGATTTAATTGTTCTTATCGGTGTAAACGGAGCTGGCAAGACATCTTTTTTAGATGTTATCTCAATTTTATCCGCTTCCGCAAACGGTAAATTACAAGAAACACTGCAATCTAAAGGCGGACTCTAA
- a CDS encoding RidA family protein, giving the protein MTRRIIQTDQAPAPVGPYNQAIVTSGQMLFAAGQIALDPATGEIVGVGDVAQQTERVMANLEAVLTAAGATWADVVKTTVFLADMNDFAAMNAVYARYFDAAIAPARACVEVSRLPKDVLVEIDCIAVVPD; this is encoded by the coding sequence ATGACCCGTCGCATTATTCAAACCGACCAAGCACCGGCTCCCGTAGGCCCCTATAACCAGGCGATCGTGACCAGCGGGCAGATGCTCTTTGCCGCCGGCCAAATTGCCCTCGACCCAGCGACTGGTGAGATTGTGGGGGTGGGGGATGTCGCCCAACAAACGGAACGGGTGATGGCCAATCTCGAAGCAGTGCTCACGGCAGCGGGCGCTACCTGGGCGGATGTGGTTAAGACGACGGTATTTCTGGCAGATATGAACGACTTTGCGGCGATGAATGCCGTTTATGCCCGTTATTTTGATGCCGCGATCGCCCCAGCTCGTGCCTGTGTAGAGGTTTCACGCCTACCTAAGGACGTGTTGGTTGAGATTGACTGTATCGCCGTTGTCCCCGACTAG
- the petJ gene encoding cytochrome c6 PetJ — MITTKIFKDLDNDLDEETIMQRLLLILLGTIVFWVASVTTPAIAADLANGAKVFSANCAACHAGGLNVVNATKTLQKADLDKYGMASMEAIQTQVTKGKAAMPAFLGRLTPEQIEDVAAYVLAQAEKGW, encoded by the coding sequence GTGATAACAACCAAGATCTTTAAGGATCTGGACAATGATCTGGATGAGGAGACCATAATGCAACGCTTACTGTTGATCCTGCTGGGAACGATTGTCTTCTGGGTAGCGAGTGTAACAACGCCAGCGATCGCCGCAGATTTGGCCAATGGGGCCAAAGTATTTAGTGCAAATTGTGCCGCCTGTCATGCCGGGGGCTTGAATGTGGTGAATGCCACTAAAACGCTCCAAAAGGCCGATCTGGATAAATATGGCATGGCCTCTATGGAGGCAATCCAGACCCAGGTGACTAAAGGAAAGGCTGCAATGCCCGCCTTCCTGGGACGCCTAACGCCAGAGCAGATTGAGGATGTGGCTGCTTATGTCTTAGCTCAGGCAGAAAAGGGATGGTAG
- a CDS encoding B12-binding domain-containing radical SAM protein has translation MRVLLIYPLFPKTFWSYEKILELVNRKVLLPPLGLITVAAILPQTWEFKLVDRNVRDVREDEWDWAELVICSAMIVQKEDLLAQIREAKRRGKRVAVGGPYPTSMPEEVLPAGADYLVLDEGEITLPMFVEALERGETQGIFRANGEKPDITQTPIPRYDLLELDAYDSMSVQFSRGCPFQCEFCDIIVLYGRKPRTKTPQQLLRELDTLYELGWRRGVFMVDDNFIGNKRNVKLLLKELKVWQEEHQYPFAFNTEASVDLAQDQELMDLMVDCYFDAVFLGIETPDEESLSLTKKFQNTRSSLIDAVQTIAKAGLRVMAGFIIGFDGEKPGAGRRIIEFAEATGIPTTTFAMLQALPHTALWHRLEKEGRLRDRSGNLNQTTLMNFVPTRPLAEIAREYVEAFWELYDPEKYLDRTYRHFLMMGAPRAKRPFQWPSLVDLRALAIIVWRQGIKRRTRWKFWHHLFSILRRNPAVWVHYLTVCAHNEHFLEYREIVRSQIEQQLATLEPDASIASPDALESPVEVMQPIA, from the coding sequence ATGCGGGTCCTATTGATTTATCCATTGTTTCCCAAGACCTTCTGGTCCTACGAAAAAATCCTGGAACTAGTCAACCGTAAGGTTTTGTTACCCCCCCTAGGACTGATCACCGTCGCGGCGATTCTGCCCCAAACCTGGGAGTTTAAGCTGGTCGATCGCAATGTGCGCGATGTGCGCGAAGATGAGTGGGACTGGGCCGAGCTGGTCATCTGCTCGGCCATGATTGTGCAAAAGGAAGACCTGCTGGCGCAAATCCGGGAGGCTAAACGGCGGGGCAAACGGGTGGCTGTGGGGGGTCCCTATCCTACCTCTATGCCAGAGGAAGTGTTACCGGCAGGGGCTGACTACCTGGTCCTGGATGAGGGGGAAATTACTCTGCCCATGTTTGTGGAAGCTCTGGAGCGCGGCGAAACCCAGGGGATTTTTCGTGCCAATGGTGAAAAACCTGATATCACCCAGACCCCCATTCCCCGCTATGACTTGCTGGAGCTAGATGCCTATGACTCCATGTCGGTGCAGTTTTCACGCGGTTGCCCTTTCCAGTGCGAATTTTGCGACATTATTGTTCTCTATGGTCGTAAACCCCGGACAAAGACCCCACAACAGTTGCTTAGGGAACTGGATACCCTCTACGAGTTAGGTTGGCGACGGGGGGTATTTATGGTTGATGATAACTTTATTGGCAACAAGCGTAATGTTAAATTGTTGCTCAAGGAACTCAAGGTATGGCAGGAAGAGCACCAGTATCCCTTTGCCTTTAATACGGAAGCCTCGGTGGATCTGGCCCAAGATCAAGAACTGATGGATTTAATGGTGGACTGTTACTTTGATGCGGTTTTCCTAGGGATTGAAACGCCCGATGAAGAAAGCTTGTCTCTGACGAAAAAATTCCAGAATACCCGCAGTTCTTTGATTGATGCGGTACAAACGATCGCCAAAGCCGGATTACGGGTGATGGCCGGGTTCATCATTGGTTTTGATGGCGAAAAACCGGGAGCCGGACGTCGCATTATCGAGTTTGCAGAAGCAACCGGGATTCCGACCACTACCTTTGCCATGCTCCAAGCTTTGCCCCATACGGCCCTCTGGCATCGGTTGGAAAAAGAAGGTCGGTTGCGCGATCGCAGTGGTAACCTGAACCAAACGACTCTGATGAACTTTGTGCCTACCCGTCCGTTAGCAGAAATTGCGAGGGAATATGTGGAAGCGTTTTGGGAGCTTTATGATCCAGAAAAGTATCTCGATCGTACCTATCGTCATTTTTTAATGATGGGCGCACCCAGGGCCAAGCGTCCCTTCCAGTGGCCGAGTTTAGTTGACCTGCGAGCACTGGCGATCATCGTTTGGCGGCAGGGGATCAAGCGACGCACCCGCTGGAAGTTCTGGCATCATTTATTTTCAATACTGCGCCGCAACCCTGCTGTCTGGGTACATTATTTAACCGTTTGTGCCCATAATGAGCATTTTCTGGAGTATCGCGAGATTGTACGATCGCAAATCGAGCAGCAACTGGCTACCCTTGAACCTGATGCTTCTATCGCCTCACCCGATGCCTTGGAATCTCCGGTGGAGGTCATGCAGCCGATCGCCTAG